From the genome of Miscanthus floridulus cultivar M001 chromosome 10, ASM1932011v1, whole genome shotgun sequence, one region includes:
- the LOC136485449 gene encoding AAA-ATPase At3g28580-like, producing MALSVEKWVGFGSAMAGFGLLWSRMPEHVHDEARHIISSLVPMAMSYFNPYEQITISEYGEERFRRNKMFDAVSTYLRRACLDHASKLKAELGNNSKDDPLISLDENQEVVDNFDGARMWWRLCPKSAKNRGATVISFLPGDSDEPRCYRLVFHKRHRKLVLDSYLPSVVRQWRELIATNRQRLLFTNYSQQVGKSEWINVPYNPPATFDMLAMEHSKKVEIMEDLTAFREAKEYHSKVGKAWKRGYLLHGPPGTGKSTMIGAMANFLEYDVYDLDLTSIKDNAELRKLFLDTTDRSIIVIEDIDAIEVELTTKRKGKEAAEENDGNHVMIEVSDKNNKGKVTLSGLLSFVDGLWSACGSERIFVFTTNHVDRLDPALIRRGRMDRHIEMSYCRFEAFKMLAKSYLDITEHSLFGEIGQLLDEIDTTPADVADNLMPRGKRNGEIDRLLDEMNGAPADVAGNLMLRVKRRREADDCLAGLVETLKKAKMKSAAPPMDSMEETKEE from the coding sequence ATGGCGTTATCTGTGGAGAAGTGGGTAGGGTTCGGGTCGGCCATGGCTGGCTTCGGCTTGCTTTGGTCGAGGATGCCGGAGCACGTCCATGATGAGGCTAGGCACATCATCAGTAGCTTGGTTCCCATGGCGATGTCCTACTTCAACCCCTATGAGCAGATCACCATCTCCGAGTACGGTGAAGAGCGGTTCCGTCGGAACAAAATGTTCGACGCCGTCTCCACCTACCTGAGAAGGGCGTGCTTGGATCATGCAAGCAAGCTCAAGGCCGAGCTCGGCAACAACAGCAAGGACGACCCGCTTATCAGTCTGGACGAGAACCAGGAGGTCGTCGACAACTTCGACGGAGCCCGCATGTGGTGGAGGCTGTGCCCCAAATCCGCCAAAAACAGGGGGGCCACCGTCATCAGCTTCTTGCCTGGGGATTCCGACGAGCCTCGGTGCTACAGGCTGGTGTTTCACAAGCGCCACCGCAAACTTGTGCTCGACTCCTACCTGCCCAGCGTCGTCCGGCAGTGGCGCGAGCTAATCGCCACGAACCGGCAGAGGCTACTGTTCACCAACTACTCCCAACAAGTTGGGAAGAGCGAGTGGATCAATGTCCCGTACAATCCCCCGGCGACGTTCGACATGCTCGCCATGGAACACAGCAAGAAGGTCGAGATCATGGAGGATCTCACGGCATTCCGTGAGGCGAAGGAGTACCACTCCAAGGTCGGCAAGGCGTGGAAGCGGGGATACCTCCTGCATGGGCCGCCGGGCACAGGCAAGTCCACCATGATCGGGGCTATGGCCAACTTCCTCGAGTATGATGTCTACGACCTCGACCTAACATCCATCAAGGACAACGCCGAGCTGCGGAAGCTCTTCCTTGATACGACGGACAGATCCATCATCGTTATCGAGGACATCGACGCGATCGAGGTCGAACTCACCACCAAGcgcaagggcaaggaggcagccgAAGAGAACGACGGCAACCACGTGATGATAGAGGTGTCCGACAAGAATAACAAAGGCAAAGTGACGCTGTCGGGGCTGCTCAGCTTCGTCGACGGGCTGTGGTCGGCCTGTGGCAGCGAGCGGATCTTCGTGTTCACCACGAACCACGTTGACCGGCTCGACCCGGCGCTGATCCGGCGGGGTAGGATGGACAGGCACATTGAGATGTCCTACTGCCGGTTCGAGGCCTTCAAGATGCTCGCTAAGAGCTATCTAGACATCACTGAGCATTCACTATTCGGTGAAATCGGGCAACTGCTCGATGAGATCGACACAACTCCGGCAGACGTGGCTGATAACCTCATGCCGCGGGGCAAGAGGAACGGTGAAATTGATCGATTGCTCGATGAGATGAATGGGGCACCGGCAGACGTGGCCGGTAACCTCATGCTGCGGgtcaagaggaggagagaagcaGATGACTGCTTGGCAGGTTTAGTGGAAACACTGAAGAAGGCTAAGATGAAATCTGCAGCACCTCCTATGGATTCAATGGAAGAGACGAAAGAGGAATAA